The segment TTCCGCCAGCAACGAGTAAGACAGGTTTCATCGTCGCCAATGGAAGCGTTTCCTGTATAAGTCCCTTGGCTTGACCTTGAGTCATGTAGACTTCGTCAGCGGAGAGAAAGAGGTCGCCAGTCTGGCTGGCCTCAATCTGACTGAGTAACGTGTTTGATCCACCGTACTGAAGTTGAACCTCGACGCCATACTCTTCCATGTATTGCTTAGCAACATCTTCCGTGACAGGTCGAATGCCTGCTGCACAGAACATGACCAGATTCTTACCTTCACTGGTCGAGTCAGTCTTGTCGAGCGAATACAGGCTCCAACTCAGGACTGCAATCACAAGCAGCGCACCGCCTACTAGCAGGAACAGGCTGTCAATCTTTCCGTTACGTTCGGTGAGTTTCTTTTCCAGAATGATCATAAGTTTCAGCAAAAATAGGGGGAGTGAATCGAGGGAGGAGATAGAACGATCTTTGCTGGAATGTTCTGTCGAGGTTTCTGCTGCGACATCCGTGTCGAACAGCAGCCTACATCAAATATCTGAGTTAACTGAGCTAAAGATGAAATTATTCAGCAGCGGCTTTCGTATCTTTCTTGGCTTTCGCTTCCAATTCAGCGGACACTTCCGGGTTGGGGGTGGCATCGGCTTCAATTTGTCCTGAAGTCCATTTGATGCCTTCCTGAATTGATTTCAGGAAATCAGGGTTGGACCAGGTTTCCTCGCGGTGTCCCAGATTGTTGACGTAAACCCGTCCTTCTCCGTAATCTTTAATCCAGGCGACGGGCACCATGTAAGGCCGTTTTACTTTACTCTTGGCCATGTTGATGCTTAGCAAGACACGCACTTTTTCAGGTTGCCAATTCTTATACTGATAGATCTCATCCTGAATGACGTATTCTTCGCCGAACGACTTCATCATTGGGTTTTTCGTGTCGTTGACAGAAAGTGTCACTTTGCCGTTGGAAGTCCAGGGATGGCCGTTAAAAGTTCCGCCAATCATATCCCAGAATGGTTCGTATTCGTGAAAGGTATCGGTGGCTGAGTGAATCCCAATGACACCGTGTCCTTTAGTGGGTAACCACTCATTGAAGAAGTACTCCAGGTCCTCTTCCGCGATCGGCAAATTACCAGTCGTGTAAAACATGACCAGATCGTAATTCTGGAGATTCTCTTTTGTAAAGTCGGCGGCAGAGTCTTGAGTGCAATGAACTTCAAACTCACCCGTTTGCTGCGCAAGTTGAGTCATCGCGATTTCAGAAGGAGAAAGAGTCTTTTCCTTCCGGTTAACGGAACCATGAACAAAGCCGGCGCTTTGGGTCACCATCAGTATTTTGACCTTCTCAGCCGCATGGAGTGTCTCTG is part of the Polystyrenella longa genome and harbors:
- a CDS encoding ThuA domain-containing protein — its product is MQRWLTHFLMIGLICGGMSLSETLHAAEKVKILMVTQSAGFVHGSVNRKEKTLSPSEIAMTQLAQQTGEFEVHCTQDSAADFTKENLQNYDLVMFYTTGNLPIAEEDLEYFFNEWLPTKGHGVIGIHSATDTFHEYEPFWDMIGGTFNGHPWTSNGKVTLSVNDTKNPMMKSFGEEYVIQDEIYQYKNWQPEKVRVLLSINMAKSKVKRPYMVPVAWIKDYGEGRVYVNNLGHREETWSNPDFLKSIQEGIKWTSGQIEADATPNPEVSAELEAKAKKDTKAAAE